A portion of the Juglans microcarpa x Juglans regia isolate MS1-56 chromosome 1D, Jm3101_v1.0, whole genome shotgun sequence genome contains these proteins:
- the LOC121234697 gene encoding putative beta-D-xylosidase: protein MARNKMKPSFTFFPVLLLLLTLFSLSFRSIEARSLFACNPQEELTRNLGFCKASLPIHVRVRDLIGRLTLQEKITLLVNNAAPVPRLGIQRYEWWSEALHGVSNVGPGVKFGGAIPAATSFPQVITTAAAFNESLWEKIGEVVSDEARAMYNEGTAGLTYWSPNVNIFRDPRWGRGQETPGEDPLLASKYAARYVQGLQGNDIAGDRLKVAACCKHYTAYDLDNWRGADRFHFNARVSKQDLEDTYNVPFKACVLEGKVASIMCSYNQVNGKPTCADPHLLKDIVRGEWHLNGYIVSDCDSVQVLYEQQHYTALPEEAAADSIKSGLDLDCGPFLAVHTEQAVRRGLLSEVDVNNALSNTIAVQMRLGMFDGERSAHPFERLGSKDVCTPAHQQLALEAARQGIVLLKNHGSSLPLSTKSHRTVAVIGPNSDVTVTMIGNYAGIACGYTSPLQGIGRYARTIHQVGCVNVACNGVQGFELAEAAARQADATVLVMGLDQSIEAEFRDRVGLLLPGRQQELVSRVSKASRGPTVLVLMSGGPIDVSFAKYDPKISAILWAGYPGQAGGAAIADVLFGTTNPGGKLPMTWYPQGYVARLPMTIMDMRANPSKGYPGRTYRFYKGPVVFPFGYGLSYTKFNMGLAHAPKDITVTVPHALRNSSMISNGVKIKHMTNCDELIVPVHIDVKNTGTLDGSHSLLLFSTPPPGMQWFSNKQLIGFEKVNVAVGSKQRVKIDVQVCKHLSVVDKYGIRKIPMGEHKLQIGDDLEHLISVQASLEDINPARP from the exons ATGGCTCGCAACAAAATGAAGCCCTCATTTACCTTCTTTCCAGTACTTCTTTTGCTTCTcactcttttctctctttcctttagATCCATAGAGGCTCGGTCACTATTTGCATGCAACCCTCAGGAGGAGCTGACGAGGAACCTCGGCTTCTGTAAGGCATCGCTGCCTATACATGTGAGAGTAAGAGACTTGATCGGGCGGTTGACATTGCAGGAGAAGATTACGCTGCTGGTGAACAATGCCGCGCCGGTGCCCAGGCTGGGCATTCAGAGGTATGAGTGGTGGTCGGAAGCGCTTCATGGGGTGTCCAATGTGGGCCCAGGTGTTAAATTCGGTGGGGCCATTCCTGCGGCCACCAGCTTTCCTCAAGTCATCACCACTGCGGCTGCTTTCAATGAGTCACTTTGGGAGAAAATCGGAGAG GTGGTGTCTGATGAAGCTAGAGCAATGTACAATGAAGGAACGGCTGGTTTGACATATTGGAGCCCGAACGTGAACATATTCCGAGATCCTCGATGGGGTCGGGGCCAAGAGACACCTGGAGAAGACCCACTTTTGGCCTCAAAGTATGCAGCTAGATATGTCCAGGGACTCCAAGGCAATGATATTGCTGGAGATAGGCTTAAGGTCGCTGCATGTTGCAAACACTACACGGCCTATGATCTTGATAATTGGAGAGGGGCGGATCGCTTCCATTTCAATGCCAGA gtcAGTAAGCAGGACTTGGAGGACACCTATAACGTGCCATTTAAGGCATGTGTGCTGGAAGGGAAAGTTGCCAGTATAATGTGCTCATACAATCAAGTCAATGGAAAGCCCACCTGTGCTGATCCTCATCTACTCAAAGACATTGTCCGGGGAGAGTGGCACCTAAATGG ATACATCGTCTCGGACTGTGACTCCGTACAAGTTCTATATGAACAGCAACATTACACAGCTTTACCAGAAGAAGCGGCTGCAGATTCAATCAAATCAG GCTTGGATTTGGACTGTGGACCCTTCTTGGCAGTGCACACAGAGCAGGCCGTGAGAAGAGGCCTGTTAAGTGAAGTTGACGTTAACAATGCATTATCAAACACAATTGCGGTGCAAATGAGGTTAGGTATGTTTGATGGGGAGCGATCAGCACATCCATTTGAGCGGTTGGGCTCAAAAGATGTATGCACCCCAGCCCACCAACAGCTAGCCCTTGAGGCTGCTAGACAAGGTATAGTTCTACTCAAAAATCATGGGTCGTCATTGCCACTGTCCACCAAGTCTCACCGAACTGTAGCAGTTATTGGGCCCAATTCCGATGTTACAGTTACAATGATAGGAAATTATGCTG GTATTGCGTGTGGTTACACAAGCCCACTACAAGGCATAGGAAGATATGCTAGGACCATTCACCAAGTCGGGTGCGTCAATGTTGCCTGCAATGGGGTACAAGGGTTTGAACTGGCGGAGGCTGCGGCCCGGCAAGCTGATGCAACTGTTTTGGTAATGGGATTGGACCAATCTATTGAGGCAGAGTTTAGAGACAGGGTAGGGCTCCTCTTGCCAGGACGCCAACAAGAGCTTGTTTCAAGGGTGTCCAAAGCCTCCAGAGGGCCTACCGTGTTGGTGTTGATGAGTGGTGGACCTATTGATGTGTCGTTTGCGAAGTACGATCCCAAAATCAGTGCCATCCTATGGGCTGGCTATCCTGGTCAGGCTGGAGGAGCTGCCATTGCAGATGTGTTGTTTGGTACAACCAATCCAG GAGGAAAACTTCCCATGACATGGTACCCACAGGGCTACGTAGCAAGGCTGCCAATGACAATCATGGACATGCGAGCAAACCCATCAAAAGGCTACCCTGGTCGTACCTACAGATTCTACAAGGGTCCTGTGGTGTTCCCTTTTGGCTACGGCTTGAGCTACACCAAATTCAACATGGGACTAGCCCATGCTCCAAAGGATATCACCGTCACTGTCCCCCATGCCTTGAGAAACTCCTCCATGATAAGCAATGGTGTCAAGATCAAGCACATGACTAACTGCGATGAACTCATAGTACCCGTTCACATTGATGTGAAAAATACAGGAACTTTGGATGGGAGTCATTCGCTTCTTCTATTCTCAACCCCACCTCCTGGGATGCAGTGGTTTAGCAACAAGCAATTAATAGGCTTTGAGAAAGTTAATGTTGCAGTTGGGAGTAAGCAACGAGTCAAGATTGATGTTCAAGTGTGCAAGCACCTCAGCGTCGTCGACAAATATGGAATTCGAAAAATTCCAATGGGTGAACATAAACTTCAAATCGGAGATGATCTTGAGCATTTGATTTCAGTCCAAGCAAGTCTAGAAGATATCAATCCAGCACGAccttaa
- the LOC121234720 gene encoding uncharacterized protein LOC121234720 isoform X2, which yields MADCNGTGHEDYFASQHHEATTTENKYGGLVPKKKPLISNDHERAFFDSADWALCKQGAGVNQKSTAAVETLRPKLQRTPHQQLPPRRPACTSGRDAGAVGSCSIRN from the exons ATGGCTGATTGCAACGGTACAGGTCATGAAGATTATTTTGCTTCCCAACACCATGAG GCGACAACTACAGAGAATAAGTACGGGGGACTCGTGCCAAAGAAAAAGCCATTGATTTCAAAT GATCATGAACGTGCATTCTTTGATTCAGCGGACTGGGCATTATGCAAG CAAGGTGCTGGAGTAAATCAGAAATCAACAGCCGCGGTAGAGACCTTGCGACCAAAATTACAG AGAACACCGCACCAACAACTGCCTCCCAGGAGACCTGCTTGCACATCTGGCAGGGATGCTG GTGCAGTAGGATCGTGTTCGATCAGGAATTAA
- the LOC121234720 gene encoding uncharacterized protein LOC121234720 isoform X1, translating to MADCNGTGHEDYFASQHHEQATTTENKYGGLVPKKKPLISNDHERAFFDSADWALCKQGAGVNQKSTAAVETLRPKLQRTPHQQLPPRRPACTSGRDAGAVGSCSIRN from the exons ATGGCTGATTGCAACGGTACAGGTCATGAAGATTATTTTGCTTCCCAACACCATGAG CAGGCGACAACTACAGAGAATAAGTACGGGGGACTCGTGCCAAAGAAAAAGCCATTGATTTCAAAT GATCATGAACGTGCATTCTTTGATTCAGCGGACTGGGCATTATGCAAG CAAGGTGCTGGAGTAAATCAGAAATCAACAGCCGCGGTAGAGACCTTGCGACCAAAATTACAG AGAACACCGCACCAACAACTGCCTCCCAGGAGACCTGCTTGCACATCTGGCAGGGATGCTG GTGCAGTAGGATCGTGTTCGATCAGGAATTAA